GATTGTGTAAATAAAGAAagattgtctattgtctattgtttaTTGTCTACAAACTTTTGTTAGctaatgttttagaaataaaaaatgtttgatcttgttgaataaaacaacaaattttttttattaaatgacaatAGTGTATTCTCGTCTGTTCTCAAATTAGGTTGAAATATTGTTCGATAAACcttcatcatattttaaaaaagtttaattttttaatagactatctttaaaatataacattttattctataacattgcatagaaacatttatttattgtacaaaaacaGAAACATGGTTTGAAACTTAAACAAGCACCAAATGGAATTATCTACATTTGTTGTACTCCAGCTAGTTACACTGTAAGAATCTGTACCAaaccaaacatttaaaatggtGTTTTTGAATAATGTGGGAAGTAACAGAATGACAAACCTTTAGCTTTTCATCTAATAAGGCAGGTAAAGAAATCAcctctaataatttttttcatttaacataaaaattattcttgtCTTAACTCTCCAATAACAATAGTGACGTGGCTATgatgggaagagttgattcattGCAAATGTTTAGTTCAACTCCATTTTACCTTCTGCtttgcagcatctgaaatctgacaaaattgactcctggaatctggagtccacataGTCTGGATCAAAAATGTTATAGTCTAGGTGTGTTTGATGTCTAAAAGATacagagtttgttttgagcttcttcattacagacatttttatatctcttcagacagacgtggactccagattccaggagtaaagtctgtaacagtattagatttcagacgctgcaccaagcAGAGaatgaaatggagctgaactcaacattcacaacaaaactaagttaatttattcttatgaaaGACACTCTTTCGTAATTTTGCTAAACTACAGTACGATTTGAACGaaagaaatacattattaaaagaagcAATTAAACCAAAGCTATTGAATCCACCTGAAATATACCGGCAGCATAGCGTTGAAAAGATGAGTGATGAGAGAGGCTCCATGTCTGGCTGCATCCTCACCTATCTGCAGGTCTGCAGTGGAGTGTCCTGAGACAAGTTCATGTGACAATTACTTATAGAAATAGTTTTATACTCTCTTATCTCATATttgttcacattttattttacgtttctattattagaaatagaaatagaaacattttttatttccaaaaacatatacacatagacattacatttatttacatttgataaatagtaaattacccttttacaatacttactaagtggcgatcaaataaaacaatttaattttaagtatagtatttggataatattatttatataatttaagtaaactatttattacatattaacatatattctaaatggaaattagcctacatgggcaagcagcctgtgcgtaggctagagattattatatgtattatcaAGATTCTTATTTGCTTTagacatatataaatacaactgACATCATCAAAATTCTTAATACACTGTATAAAGAGCTTTCATAAGGTGTAATGATTAAGTTATAAAACTACTTCATAATAAGTGCATAAGATATAATGCAGCCTTGATAAAAAATGTCAGGATGTCACAGTTAAATCAGTTGAATAAGTTCAGAAGTTTTCGTATATTGTCATAATCCTTGCAAAATTTTCCACCCAAAAAAAACCTGTGATTTTGAACAACCTCAGTAGCAAGTTTTTCTAGACATccagaaatacaaaaaatagttgTCTAACTGAGTTCTTAACCATCTCAAaactatgatatttataattaacctATGTTAGTATAGAACTATGCTGATCTACTCAtctttttttaagtacaaatgaCGCAAGTTAAcagcaacattaatatttttttcaatccaGTTTTGCTTGTTTCCagatattaatgtaatatatgacCAAATGGATGCCCATGTGCAATGTGAAGTGTGTCTTTACAGTACTGTACATAAACAGTAATACTGTACTGTAGTATGTCATTACAAATATTCTAGTATGTATTCTAGtgcaataacattttacatttgtgTTCCACTTTCCTgaacaaaaatctaaatatttttcagaaatgttCTATTATCAAAACAATGGATTATTTGAAAACCCTCAGCACCACAAGTGTTTCGGATAATCTGTACACTATTGTATAACTGTTCcatacttttgatttttttacttcgTCCACTAATCTTATacacaatatacatatattgtgtCTTATATACAATGTGTCTTATACACTATAATAGTGTATATTGTTTGATTGCCGGCCATCAAAACTGTGTAGGATGGTCGAGTATATTCCTACCATTATATGATGCATGAAGTGTAATATTGCAgaaggaataaagatattttcatttcatttcatattttcatttcatcATCTCTGTTTTTactctttataataaaacactggACTATGGAAAACAGagcactttaattttttaaaaatgtctataagtAAATAACCAACTAACACTataaaaaagctaaactataattttaaacaacattgtAATAAGGGCTAcccagaaagtagattatgtttcGCTCTGTATCTGCTACGGGCAGGACTAtcgtggccattttgatgtcagggcgtttctctgttcagtggctatccagccatgctagtgagaggttactgtcgctccttgttgttttacaatagcagtttaaaatgttgtGATGCAATTGAAAATCCTCCAAGCTGTAAAAAGCGGTCAGTAATAGGGTTTTTGTTGGCTATACACAATAAACCAAGATTTATcaccaactctgtgaagtttatggaaacgatatgattactgaaggtggagtaCATTAGTTAGttgtgcattaggtttaaaaatggccgaactaaGGTGCACGATGACGAACGAAATAGACGGCCAAGCATTGTAAccaatgaaattgtctctaaagttaACGAGAATATTAAAGAAGACCACTGatttacaataacagaactctcacttagttttcctcaaatttcacaGAGTTTGTTGGACCACAAAATTGTTACGTAGAAGTTAGGTTGCCATAAATTTTGTGCATGACGGGTACCCTGACCACAAACGACAAATCGAACTCGAGAAGTCCTGGATGCTTTTAAGTGGGAGGTGTTTCCACATCCGCCTTACAGTCTGGACCTTACACCCAGTGACTACCACCTACTTCtagcaatgaagacctggcttgcgAGGCAGTGCTTTCATGAAGACATGGAACTGCAGAATGGGGTGACTACCAGGTTGAGGTCTCAGGTGGCAGAATTTTATgactaagaaattttaaaactaattcaccactatgataagtgcctaaatttatatggtgactatgttgaaaaatagtattttagtgtccctttaaaatgtatacaatttttcttgtagtttcttttttgtttacatcaaaacGTAATGTACTTTCTGGATTGtccttgtaaataaaatttattactaatctACTATTTTCTAATTATTCACGTATGtggtttctgttttaaaaatgctTATCAAAAAGTACCgtcattgttgttatttaaaaatcatgatTTTTTCTGGCCTTGGTTTAAAAACATATGAAcatatcttgaaaatattttaagcaaatgCAGGAATGATTCTCTATGAATGAAATATACTGTACATGTAAACATATCCATGACTGCAACTgttcattaaaaatagtttacaatgaggcataattttgtttttgcttaCCTAAAAATTGTTGACAAAAATCAAAGACATTTTTTGAAGCTAGGAAACATTCTGTATATGACTTGTATATGAAACTTCATGCATGTtctcaaataaacaatatattctaGGACTGCTAACATTGAAAGCATTATGAAATGAATCACAACAAAATGATCTGTGATCATGGCATGCACAGTTAACTAAGTATACAGTTATAACAGATCTTACCCAAGGAAACTGTAATGTCTTGCTTAATCAGGGCAGGTATAACGTTCATGGCCCCTGGAATCTCCGGAGCTAGGGTTACAATCTTTACATCATCCAAGCTTCCATAGACATCCCTTACAGCAGCCATACCCTGtccaaaaaattgtttaagtgtgtgtgtaatgtatttaaacagttaaattataaaaaagttcaaCCAAATAAATAGTTAAGATGTATAACTACAATATTCCCTTCAGTATCTAACACAACCACAAATTAAAGCTGGCCTACTTTTTAATAGTAGAGAAAatctctttaattttatttgtatagtatGTGAGGGGGCAtccaaaagaaactaaaattagttttttaaagaagctatatttttttacaaaaaaaatcttatcCCCTTCAAAATACTCTCCATTACACTGACTTGGGGTACATTTGTCCAATTGGTGATTCCattgtttagaacatttttatactCATCTTCAAACACGAATAACAGCTCTAATATCTTTATCAATATCCTTTCACATTCCTCTTCGTACATGGAAAAAAGAATAACAAGGAGCTGGATCAGGTGGGTATGGTGTATAAGATGGTAGTACCAtgccatttttgtaaaaaaactggcAAACAGATGGTTGTTTGTTGGTGTGTGTTGTTATGTAAAAACGTTAagtaaaaacattcaaataaaaagttCGATTACAGTCTTGACTGGTGGAAGGAACGCATGAATTATTCACTCTACATAAAAAGTACAAgagcattattttgatatttgattTGACTTAACAGCATTCTTTCAATGGAGGACAATGATGTCTTTCATAAACTTGATTGTTGCTATAATTAAGAATCATAAACACAGTACTATGACTTATTTGTCAATAGTGATCTTCAAGAGGAAATCTGGATCAGTTTCAAGCTTTCAAAGCATGATTGATATCCATCAACTCCATGTTCTTTTAAATTGTCAGAACCCAAAGCACAAATTTGGCAGCAATCCTTTCCATTCCCGAATTTTCAGTTGAATTTGCTGAACTGAGCTCAAGTACTTCATTTATCTctaataatttttcaatgttcTGTAGTCATTTTGTGAGTGCTAGTCTTagaattttctcaatatttttgtttggtCAGTTGAAGATTGTACAGAATAAGGTTTGTCTTCAATCAacatgtcaacatttttaaaccaGAAAACtagttatatacttattttttccTTGAGTCATCTTTGTTTCCGTTTTCAACAATGAAACTTTTAGCAGCATTTTTTCTGAGCAGGAAGCAAAATTTCAGAGATGTACGATGTTTActtaaacttaacattttaagAAATGAAGAAATAGCTAAACAGCACTAGGAAAAACAATTACAACAGATTAATAGAACAAACTAGACCGTTGTACGTGCAGCACTGAACTGTCAATGAGCTGTACTACACACGCCTACCATGGAAATTACATACTTAAATAAGCCATGCCCCCACCGCACTATTCCAACATTATCTTTTGGATACCCCTTTTTATAGTTATACTTGAAAAATAACAATCAGTATTATATTGCAATACATAAActttttcaatcataaatattACCTTTTCCAGGCTATGGATGGCATCAGGGTTGTGAGCTCCTCTTTTCTCTGGATTTATAAAAGGTCCTTCCAAATGTATACCAATTACATTTGCTCCGTGAGTTCCCCCAGtagctttttttatctttggaATCACCTATAGTTGTGGAAAATAAACCatggacatttaaaatttatacacttGCTGTGTTTTTAACAATACAAGTATAAATTAGATTAGtttcctttaaaaatgttaaataagacataaagttcaaaacaattttaaaaacatgttaaaatctttAGATTGTTAATCACTCTTccaaaatttagattaataatactattttaaacaatacagtagGTTGTTTAGAAGCATGATATATAGTCTAGAGTTGAGATGTAATAGAGGAAAGTATCACTACCCAGAATGGTGTCTTCTTAAGGTGAATGGAGTAATTAGAAATTTATGAGATGTACATTGAGATCCTGGACATGGGTGCAAGCAGTGCAGTCTAAAGGATGGAAAGTAAATATTCCCGTCATACAAGCTTCATTTCTGGTGGGATGATAtaaatttttgcaataaaatgcAAGTGGCTCCGAGGAATTGTTTGATTACTGCTACAATGCTGCTTGGCACTAATTGTTGAGTAACTTACAATGAAAAAATGGTCAAGTAAGCATTGTGGCAAGGATGAACCTGGAATGTATAATATAAGATAAGGTGTTCCATCATAAATCAAAGGCTTGGGTAGAGTTCAAGCATTCAAGAgacacaatttaaacattttaccttTAGACAGAAAGCACTTATTGTAGGGCAGCAATGTGTCGAAGATGTTAGCACTAAAGGTTGAGCAAGCTGATGAAGCATTGAAAAGTACATATGAACTATGGACAGATCAGTGAAGTTCGGGATGGCAGTAATATGCTCAAAGTGCAGATTCAACAGATATCAGAGACACTTTgtcaataaactaaattttgttaattaaatatatcaccactaatttaaatatgtttatgttcatTACCTTCCTGTATGTCTCTGGAAATGACGTTACTAGGGTTGGACAAAATGAAGTCACACCGTGGGAAAGAATTCCTTTAGCTACTTTTTGCAAACCCTTTTCAACGGTATCAGTATTGTGAGAAAAATCAACTCCAAAACCACCTGCAATCAATCACAACAAAACAAGTTATCAAAGTATTAACATGAGATAACATGAGTTATCATGGTTTTAATAGTCTTCCGACAGTTTATTACTGTAAAAACCCATAATCCATTCACTTCATTAGATTAGGATTTTCttttagtaacaattttattCGGTCAATCTGTTTTGATCTATCAGTATGTTTCCTTACTCATTAAATTGTGCCATAAAAAATGGATGAAAACTAAGAAAATGAAGTGTGTTGGCTACAAGAGACTAATGGTGACTCTGATAGTCCCAGTGAACATGATGACGATGACAGATATTCAGAAATGTCTTCTTCAGATTCAGAAAAACCAAGTagccataaaataaatacaaagaactCTGGTATCAGAACCATCTACTTCTCAAAATGATATTGATTTATTTGCTGACAATACAAGTGTTGTGTATCTTTAAATCTTATTCGAGGGCGTCCAATTACTAGCGAATTTCTATTTGTACAGATTGTGAACATGCTCCTGTTCATACAAATACCATTTGAGGATGTCACATATTGCCTGGTTATAGGACCATACCTAATCAAAGAATGAGCCAAAACCAACTTTCTGTTCCTTAGTGTCCTCCAATGTGTTATATTGGGGtaaaatatgatgtatttttGAATATGTACCACACTTCCACTGCGACTAAAACCCATCTCCAAACTATCATTACAAAATTACCAGGTGTAATGAAAGCAGCCCAAATTCACAAAACATGAATAGACTGTTTGAAGATTTTTTCCCTGATTCAATGGTAAGCGACATAGTAAAGTTAACCGaccaaaaatttactaaaatgagCAGAAAATACCGAAGGAATCACCAAGACTGCCAGCTGACAGATGAAACAAAGCTGTCAGCATTTTTAGGTTTCATGTACTGTACATAATCAGGTTCAAGAAAAGTGGTCTCTTCCATTTAGATGAGCTTTTGTGTACACATGGCACAGCACTTGAAATGTTTGTTTCCACTATGTCCGAGCgacaatttagtttattatcaCAGGCACTGAGATTTGATGAGACTACTACACGAGTTGCaagtaaaaaacataataatttggtCCCCATCCATGAAATGTTCAAAGGATTTGTGAGCAGATGCAGTAAAGTTATTGTGCTGGTGAAAGGGTAACCAAAGAAGAAATAATGGAACCATTCGGGGGTTGTTCTAGTTTATATGAAAAGTGAACCCTGTCGATATGAAATAATCTATGCATTTGTGGACTCTAAAGCGTTCTACACGGCATACATGGAAGTTTATCCAAGTAAGCGGCCAAAGAATAGTCATTTGATATACCTTATGATGTGTCAAGTGTGGTAAAATGCTGTATTCGAGTTATTGATGGTACTGGCTGTAATGTGACAATAGGCAATTTTTTACCTCAATATCCCTTGCCAATGAGCTCTATGCTAACCACAAACTGACCGCGGGTggaacttttcaaaaaaataataataccaaaCGAGCTTCTCGAGATTTCTGAAAGATCTAGGTTTTCGCCATTATTTGCCTTTTCAAGATCCCCAAATTATTGCTCTATGGTATCTTATGTACCAGAcaaaaaacacttttatgttaCTGTCTACACTCTATGTCAATGGTATTATTGATAAGAGCACTTAAAGGTATTATTGATAAAGCCTGAGATAACATACTACAACACAACAAAAGGGGATAAAGATGTGATCGACCACCTGAATACTGAATATTGTGTTCTCCAGATAATTGTAGATGGCCGTTTACCATATTTAACAGTAATCTGATCATGGGTGCAGTCaatgcttttataattttaaaggtaaataatgaTACCTTTGATTATTCAAGAAGAATCTTGTTGATGGAACTAGGcagagtttataaaaattaaattactcaaaatagttctaatcaaaacattttcaattgttaccaaacagaaaattaaaaattgtcttgGCGATGCTGAAATAACTAGAATACGTAGAAGCACAGTCTGTCGAACCGGCTAATGGAAACCTCCAAAGTGTAATTACTGCTCTAAAAGAAAAAGTGGATACATTAGCAACAATTCCAGTAATATGGAAGGAGCATGTTGCTTCAACCACCTTTGTGTGTACAGACTGTAGCAACCGAGGTGACAGTGAGTAAGTTATAATCGATCAGTTTACCTTCTTATAAATGaagaaaattgagactttttaccaataatgctaaaaatactttattttatttatagtgataCCTACTACTTGTTTATTC
This Homalodisca vitripennis isolate AUS2020 chromosome 3, UT_GWSS_2.1, whole genome shotgun sequence DNA region includes the following protein-coding sequences:
- the LOC124357642 gene encoding N-acetylglucosamine-6-phosphate deacetylase, which translates into the protein MVKISGETVQFINCNILRYHRIIKEDLWVRNGKIINPENVFFDEKIQSDKKVDCHGCLIAPGFIDVQINGGFGVDFSHNTDTVEKGLQKVAKGILSHGVTSFCPTLVTSFPETYRKVIPKIKKATGGTHGANVIGIHLEGPFINPEKRGAHNPDAIHSLEKGMAAVRDVYGSLDDVKIVTLAPEIPGAMNVIPALIKQDITVSLGHSTADLQIGEDAARHGASLITHLFNAMLPVYFRWIQ